TTCCGGCAGGCAATGGTTGAAAACACGTCACTCCGAAACATGCTGGAGCTGCCTGCCTACACCGATGATAAGCTGATTGCCGCTGATGTGGTAGGAAAAACAACCGTTGAACTGCGCAGTTACGCAACCATCAACCGCGGCAGGGCCGAAGGTGTTAAGGAGGGACAGCCCGTTATTACCGATGCCGGACTGGTAGGGAATGTTGTTGGTGTGTCGGAACATTATGCCGTGATCCAGTTGCTGCTGAATCGCGATACCAGAATCAGCAGTAAGGTGTATCGCAGCAATGTGGATGGTTTGCTCACGTGGCAAGGGGATGAATACCTGGTGTTGCGTGATGTGCCACTGGCGTTTGATGTAAAGGAGGGCGACGAGGTGGTTACATCGTCATACTCCGTCCTCTTTCCGCCCAATATCATTATCGGAACCATCCAGCATGTTGGGAAGGAAGCAAATTCGCTCTTCCTGAATATTCAGGTTAAACCTGCTGTCAACTTTGGAACGCTGGAGCAGGTGTTTGTGGTTGACAGGTTGCCAAGTTCAGAAAGGTTACTTCTTGAAGATAGTATTATAACTGAACATGTTTCCAAGGAAGGTTCGAGGTAGGTGTATGATGCAGGAGAGGCTGTGACGGCAGGAACACATCAACGGAACATAATGGCAAGTCCTGCCATGCGCGGTCTGTTGTACGCCACCGTAGCCCTGGTGCTGACGGTGATCCATGTTGTTTTTCTGGGCTTTGTTGCCTTTGGCATCGTGACCCCGGACCTGCTGATGATTCTTGTGGTGTGGATTGCCCTTGAAGAAGGACAGTTCACTGCCACCATCGCCGGCTTTGCTATTGGCTTACTCTACGACGCTGCCGGTGCCGACGTGCTGGGGTCGAACGCACTGGCAAAAACTGCCGCCGGTTTCGCGGCAGGCTACTTCTACCGTCCGGGTATGGGCCGCACCACCATTGGCAGCTACCGCTTTCTGCTCATAGTTTTTGCTGCCGGCCTGGTCCATAACCTGCTCTACTTTACGCTCTACGTGCAGCCCATGCAGGTAAGTTTCTGGCAGTTCGTGATCACCTTTGGCTTTGCCACTACCTTCTATACCACGGTTGTAGCCGTCTTCCCCATGCTATACGTAAACAGAAAAAAGGAATGGTAGGGGGCTTGGGCTGGGCTTGGACAACCACCCTGTGGATAACTGATGAAAACGTTTTTTCGGCTTTTTGCGCTGAATCTAACCCGATATTCCGAAATTGTAGGTCATGTATCTAAGTAAACTTGAAATGGTTGGCTTCAAGAGCTTTGGCTTGAAGACCGAACTGTCATTTAACGATGGCGTTACAGCGATTGTTGGACCAAACGGGTGTGGCAAAACCAATATCGTGGACGCTATCCGTTGGGTGCTGGGAGAGCAAAAAACAAGTATGCTCCGGGCCGATAACATGGAGCAGGTCATCTTTAACGGTTCCAAGGCGCGCAAGCCATTGGGCATGGCTGAAGTAAGCCTTACGATTGAAAATAACAAGCAGGTTCTGCCAACGGAGTATTCACAGGTCGTCATTACACGTCGCCTCTTCAGAAGCGGTGAAAGTCAGTATTTACTGAACCGTACGGTCTGCCGGCTGAAAGACATCGTAGAATTGTTTATGGATACCGGTGTGGGCGCCAACGCCTACTCGGTGATCGAGCTGAAGATGATAGAAACAATTCTCAGTGATAAAGCAGATGAGCGTCGACATTTATTTGAAGAGGCTGCCGGGGTAACCAAGTACAAGGTTCGGCGCAAGGAAGCACAACGTAAACTTGAAGCAGCACAGCGTGATATCGCGCGGGTGCAGGACATTGTGCGGGAAGTGCAAAAAACTGTTAACTCCCTTGGACGCCAGGCCGAAAAAGCACGGCAGCATCAGGAGATCTCGGGTACACTCAGGCAACTGGAGCATGATTTGTTTTTGTACGAACTGTTTAGCCTGCGTAGCGAGCATGCGGTTGTTACTGCATCGCTGGAACAGCTTCTGGGCCGGCAACAGGAATCAGCATTGTCACTGACAAATTCCGAGGCAGCGTTGATGGAAGCCGAAACGCGGCACGGTGCTGCGGAAGAATCTGCACGGCAGGCTATGCAACGTGAAGGCGATCTGAAAACATACCACGGTACCATTAGTGGTGAGCTCTCGGTGTGCCGTGAGCGCATCACTGCCGCCGAACGGTCAGTAGCCCGTCTTGCCCGTGAACATGATGAAAGCACCGGCGAGCAGTCAACAACGAGTGAGCAACTCCACCACGTTCTTTCGCAGGCTGCAGCGGCTGAAGGTCAATTGCGCGACGCACGAAATCAAAAGGATGAAAAACAGAACATTGTCGATAGTGCACTGTATACCGTGCAAGAGGCCAGACGAGCAGTTGCTGAAATCCGGGCGCGTGAACAAAACCTTCAACGTGAAACCGGGGCTGCCAAGCGCGAACACGACGTTTTAAAAGTACGGTACGAAAACAGCAGCCGCCGTCGGCACGAACTACGTGCCATGGCAGAACGACATCATGCACGAATTGCTGAGATAACTGCCGTTGCTTCTGAACAGGGAAGGTTGCTGCCTGACCTGCAACATGCTTTAGAAGCAGCAGAGAAGCAACTGAAGCAGGCGCACAGCCGGCGTGATGAGTTGCAAACTAAACAAGATGAAATTCAGGTTTCATTAGATACACTCCGTGCCGACAAAGCCCATACCCAGGCTTCGCTTGAGTTTCTTGTGGGCCTGGTTGATACCGCCGAAAGCTCCGGCTTCCTGCTGAAAACCCAGGAGTGGAAGCCCAGTACCGACAAAATCACACTGGCGGAAGCATTGAATACAGCCGATGAACACCGTGTAGCCATCGAAGCAGCGCTGGGTGATGCGGCACGATACTTTGTTGTCTCGTCCCGGCCGGAGGCCGACCAGGCAATTGAAGCACTACTGCGAAACAAGGTAGGGAAGGCAACATTCTTGTGCCGGGACAGCATTCCGGTTGTGCCTCAGCCCCCTACAATTACTTCTGAGCACGGAGTGGTTGGCTGGGCAAGTGAACTGGTGATTGCCGATGATCAGCTGCGTAGCGCAGTGCGTGGCATTCTTGGGAGTACGTTGATTACCTCTACGATTAGTGCAGCATGGGAAGCAATTCGCAATGGTGTTGCTGACCGTGTAGTTACTCTCTCCGGTGAAGTTGTTCATAAGGTCGGAGCTGTACGTGGAGGCAGTACTACGCAGACGGAAGGTGTACGAGTAGGGCGGCGTGAACGGATTGAACAGTTGGGCAAGCGGATTGAGACACTTGATCAACAGATTGCCGATGCAACCGGTCTTGCAGCCACGTACCGCTCCGAATACGCCTCCATCAACCTGGCTGAATTGTCAGAAATTGTACGGCAGGCAACGGTTTCCCGCAATGCGGTTCAGCAGAAAATTGATGCGTACTCCGCGCAACTGGCCGAACTTGAATCAGCGGCTCAAGGTTATGGGCAGGAAGCTGCGTCACTGCAGGATGATATGGTTACTCTGGAGCAGAACATTGCTCATACAGTTCAGATACTTGCCAGCCATGATGAGCAAATCACTGCTCTGGCCTCCGAGCTATCGGCAGCGGACGAGCAGGTACTGCGTGCCGAGTCTTTGCATGCTGAGTGCATTCTGGCTGCACGCCAGGCTGATATCGAAGTGGTGCGTCTGGAAGGCGAACTTCAGTCATTACACTCAGAGCAACGTCGCCTTACCGATTACAAGCTCACCATCAGTCAGCGCAACGAACACCGCTCGCGCGAAAAAGAACAGCTCATCGCTACCATCGCCGCTCTTAACGCAGAGTTGCAGACCAAGGAAGCTGAGGCAGAGAAAATTGCGGCGCAGGTTGCCGACGTGGTTGCCGGTCGTGTACAGATTGAGAAAGAATTGCAGGAGAGCTCACAAACAGTACTCCGTTGTAACGAAATCGTTCGCGATCAGCGAAAAATCTCTGACAGCATCATTCGCGATATTCACGAAGTTGAGTTAAAGAAAAACACGCTTGAACAACATATTGCCTTGCTTACAGAGCCCGCCGAAACCACGCCGGAATCCGGAGCCCAGTTGGTGGTACATGGCGACGGCAGATCTGCTGAGATCCCGGAAAATGGAGCGGGTTCCGATGCAGAAGGAACAGGCCCCGCCGGTGATGAAACCGGTATGCTGCATCAACCGGTTAGTGATAACGGTGTGGTGGATGAAATGGACGTTGAAAAGTCTGAAACATCCACAGGCGAAGAGGTCAGCCAGGAATGGTACGACTCGTTTAACAAAGAAGAGACCGTACAGCAAAGTCAGGAACTTCGGAAGAAGCTAACAATGATGGGTAACGTGAACTTTCTTGCACTGGAAGAACACCAGCGCGAGAACGAGCGGCTCCAGTTCATGTCGGCCCAACTTCAGGACTTGCTCGAGAGCGAGAAAACGCTGCTACAGACGATTTTGGAAATCAACCAGACGGCACGTGAACTGTTTGTAAGCACGTTCGACAGAATTCGGGCTAACTTCGGCGACTTATTCAAGCTCTTGTTCAGTGAGGACGACGAAGCGGATCTGACGATGGTAGAAACCGAGGATAACGACCCGCTGGACTCACGGATCGAGATCATTGCAAAGCCGCGTGGTAAACGTCCTCACAGCATCGAAATGCTTTCCGGTGGCGAAAAAACCCTCACGGCCATTGCCCTGCTCTTTTCGATTTACCTGGTTAAGCCAAGTCCGTTCTGTATTCTTGACGAAGTGGATGCCCCGCTCGACGATGCCAATATTGACCGGTATTTAAAAATCATTCGTAAGTTTTCGGAAAACACGCAGTTCCTAATGATTACACACAATAAACGTACGATGGAAGCTGCTGACACGCTGTATGGCGTTACCATGGAAGAGCCCGCTGTCTCGAAAGTTGTGAGCGTACAAATCAACTCAAATAAACAGCCGGTAGCCGTGTAATGCAATATCCGAGGACATTGAACATCGTTATTGTTTGTTAGTAAAGTTCCATTCATCAATACAGAGCAATGAAGCAGTTACTTTTAATATTTCTCGTCCTTGGTGCCGTTACCGTTTTTGCCAAGAATGAGCAGGAACAAATCGTGCTTACCGAAACAGTTGATGTTTCCTTTGGGAAGGTGTGGGACGCGATTAAGGAGTCAATGACCGAATTCGGATGCCCACAGCCACAAACCGATAAAGTCATTGAACCGGTAGAGGAAACTGGGTTTTACCGTGGTGTATATGTGAGCGACTACTGTATTTTGTCAACCGGTGAAGACAGCACACGCTATCGAATGGAGAAGTACGGTGAAATACCCCGAATTCGGGGGGGGATCTGGATTACTGGACGCATCCAGTTCAAGGTAAACGTTAAGGAAGAAGGCGTACGGAACACCAAGATCATCCTTCGTTCTGAGCTCAGCGGGTTTGAGGAGTTCATTACAAACCAGGTTCACTTCTGGTATGGCAACGGTCTTCTGGACCGTCAGATGATGGATGCCATTTTAAAGAAGATTAAAGCAGCTTCCGAATAAGTCTTGCAGTAGCTCCTAACGTGCTACACCTGCTGAGGTAACTGTGTAACTTCATACATTGCCACCTTGATGTCGAGCTCGGTTCCCGGTTGGTAGTGTGCACTCATCGGTTCATACAGGCACGACTCCACCCGCACGGTTGCCCAGCAACCGCCGTGGAATTTCGTGACCGTAGCTGAGTACAGGTCGATACCATTCATGCTGAATTTATAGGTTTCACCCGGAACAAATTCGGTAACAGGGATCTTGGTGTGTTGTATCATGGTTTAGTCCTGACGCAATGGTGATAGGATCATTTCATGCATCCGCAAAGCTACGGATACCGCCTGATCGTGTGGGAGGGCAACCGAAACAATGGGTTCGGTAGGGTTGGCCGTAACGTGCCACGTGCCTGCGGTGTCGAACTCAGTGGCCAGTTGGCCCAGTACGATCAGAGCTTCACGCGGAGAGGCCAGACATAGTGTAACTCTTGCCAACATATTCTCAACGTGTTTAATAATAACGATTGGTGCCCGGGTCGGTCCATCTGAACTTATGGTGGTTGATTCACCAGAGGGATGAAATGCGTTTACGATGCTGACCGGGATCGCGGCACGCCACGCAGGTCCGATTGTTGTTGGGTAGAGAAGTTTCAGCCCATGGTGTGCTGCCAGTTCGGCTTGCTGGAACGACAAACGGTGATGACATATTGTGGAGTCAACTACCTTTGGGTCGGCACTGCGTACACCGTTCACATCAGTAAATAATGTTACGGACGTAGCGTCTAGCAGTTCTGCAAGTAACGTTGCTGTCAGCGTCGAGCTTTCCTTGCCCATCGTTGTAACTATCCCATCGCTTGTAGCACCCACAAACCCCTGAGTAACCAGACAGTCAAACGTCTGCAACAGTGGCCATACGTGTGTGCGCACCATTGCTCCCGTCCTCTCAACAAGTGGTTCAGCAGCACCAAACGTTCCTGAGGTTACCACGAATCTGCGCGCATCTGCCCACCCCGCATTGATACCGCTATCGGAGATTACATGTTTCGAAATATGCAACGCCAGCAGTTCACCCATTGCCAGCACCCTGTCCAGCGAGCGCGGTGTACATTGCCGAACTGTTGCAATACCGCGCAGAACCTGTCGGATTTCCATTTCCACCGACGCCAGAAGTGTAATCAGAGCTTCGCCTGCAGCAGATTCCGGCATCAGCTCCTGCACCAGACTGCGGTGCAGCAGCATTAGTTCGGAGCAGCCGCTTAAAGCCCCCTGAATGTCTCCCAACTCGGCAAGCCGGCATGCCGTTTCCAGGGTACGGGTTGTATTTGCGAAGGCCGACACGACCACAACCAAGCGTCCACCCGCCGGCGCCGCTACCTGCAGACCGTGCAGTCTGAGTTTTACGATATCTACCATTTGGCGGAAGCCGATAACGGAATTCAGGACCGAACCGCCGATTTTTATCACTTCAATTTGATAGGGAAGGGGCTCAATCATTGAACGAAATTAGTG
This is a stretch of genomic DNA from Ignavibacteria bacterium. It encodes these proteins:
- the mreC gene encoding rod shape-determining protein MreC; this encodes MRRFVDFVVRYKNYITLTALVVMSFSLMSIGSLSQLGGFRAVIVGSMGWIQSMFAWVPNPIALKSENTALRELNLQLSIESSRFRQAMVENTSLRNMLELPAYTDDKLIAADVVGKTTVELRSYATINRGRAEGVKEGQPVITDAGLVGNVVGVSEHYAVIQLLLNRDTRISSKVYRSNVDGLLTWQGDEYLVLRDVPLAFDVKEGDEVVTSSYSVLFPPNIIIGTIQHVGKEANSLFLNIQVKPAVNFGTLEQVFVVDRLPSSERLLLEDSIITEHVSKEGSR
- the mreD gene encoding rod shape-determining protein MreD, whose protein sequence is MASPAMRGLLYATVALVLTVIHVVFLGFVAFGIVTPDLLMILVVWIALEEGQFTATIAGFAIGLLYDAAGADVLGSNALAKTAAGFAAGYFYRPGMGRTTIGSYRFLLIVFAAGLVHNLLYFTLYVQPMQVSFWQFVITFGFATTFYTTVVAVFPMLYVNRKKEW
- the smc gene encoding chromosome segregation protein SMC; this translates as MYLSKLEMVGFKSFGLKTELSFNDGVTAIVGPNGCGKTNIVDAIRWVLGEQKTSMLRADNMEQVIFNGSKARKPLGMAEVSLTIENNKQVLPTEYSQVVITRRLFRSGESQYLLNRTVCRLKDIVELFMDTGVGANAYSVIELKMIETILSDKADERRHLFEEAAGVTKYKVRRKEAQRKLEAAQRDIARVQDIVREVQKTVNSLGRQAEKARQHQEISGTLRQLEHDLFLYELFSLRSEHAVVTASLEQLLGRQQESALSLTNSEAALMEAETRHGAAEESARQAMQREGDLKTYHGTISGELSVCRERITAAERSVARLAREHDESTGEQSTTSEQLHHVLSQAAAAEGQLRDARNQKDEKQNIVDSALYTVQEARRAVAEIRAREQNLQRETGAAKREHDVLKVRYENSSRRRHELRAMAERHHARIAEITAVASEQGRLLPDLQHALEAAEKQLKQAHSRRDELQTKQDEIQVSLDTLRADKAHTQASLEFLVGLVDTAESSGFLLKTQEWKPSTDKITLAEALNTADEHRVAIEAALGDAARYFVVSSRPEADQAIEALLRNKVGKATFLCRDSIPVVPQPPTITSEHGVVGWASELVIADDQLRSAVRGILGSTLITSTISAAWEAIRNGVADRVVTLSGEVVHKVGAVRGGSTTQTEGVRVGRRERIEQLGKRIETLDQQIADATGLAATYRSEYASINLAELSEIVRQATVSRNAVQQKIDAYSAQLAELESAAQGYGQEAASLQDDMVTLEQNIAHTVQILASHDEQITALASELSAADEQVLRAESLHAECILAARQADIEVVRLEGELQSLHSEQRRLTDYKLTISQRNEHRSREKEQLIATIAALNAELQTKEAEAEKIAAQVADVVAGRVQIEKELQESSQTVLRCNEIVRDQRKISDSIIRDIHEVELKKNTLEQHIALLTEPAETTPESGAQLVVHGDGRSAEIPENGAGSDAEGTGPAGDETGMLHQPVSDNGVVDEMDVEKSETSTGEEVSQEWYDSFNKEETVQQSQELRKKLTMMGNVNFLALEEHQRENERLQFMSAQLQDLLESEKTLLQTILEINQTARELFVSTFDRIRANFGDLFKLLFSEDDEADLTMVETEDNDPLDSRIEIIAKPRGKRPHSIEMLSGGEKTLTAIALLFSIYLVKPSPFCILDEVDAPLDDANIDRYLKIIRKFSENTQFLMITHNKRTMEAADTLYGVTMEEPAVSKVVSVQINSNKQPVAV